A window of Drosophila subobscura isolate 14011-0131.10 chromosome E, UCBerk_Dsub_1.0, whole genome shotgun sequence contains these coding sequences:
- the LOC117889939 gene encoding lysosomal-associated transmembrane protein 4A isoform X3 — protein MLRIHVKMGPQRSHHPSNNNNNSNGTTTSSSANRQHKEFTCCFGLHVHTATLMIGLWHLFLNILALSVLAVIWRNPEMMDELESGSHDYTVDLNAPALPTPLSKVDPPYAYRDHSLNYQNFDMGGLVCTCMIAITLMMIYGTIKGKPSHLLPFFCLQLFDFAITTLTAAGYLCYLQAIHRIIAESHRLPWREKLLELPPEELVVVVLVVFVCIVFLKAYCIGIVWRCYKYLTLRQQHIRTLFPFLETGSGVHGVGGTFGAEERAYSTLLPNYDEAIAQYLKQAPPPSYQVAMSNYQEDQVGEARGAEANPGVAPLFVALNAVAANVASNVDENMDNNNEMPNNNNTMHVNANTPPMRRSDAALGPISDDDDDLEVIDAGLEVMEGIPPPPPYNDVADAEVQVPSPHPVDRHTTPGRDESQA, from the exons ATGTTAAGGATTCACGTCAAAATGGGTCCGCAACGTAGTCATCAtccaagcaacaacaacaacaacagcaatggcaccaccaccagcagtaGCGCCAATCGGCAGCACAAGGAGTTTACGTGCTGTTTTGGTCTGCATGTCCATACGGCCACCCTGATGATTGGATTGTGGCATTTG TTCCTCAACATTTTGGCCCTCAGCGTTCTGGCGGTCATTTGGCGCAATCCCGAGATGATGGACGAGCTGGAAAGTGGCAGCCACGACTATACCGTGGATCTCAATGCACCTGCCCTGCCGACGCCACTGAGCAAAGTGGACCCGCCCTACGCCTACCGCGACCATTCCCTCAACTATC AGAACTTTGACATGGGCGGACTGGTGTGCACCTGCATGATAGCCATCACGCTAATGATGATCTATGGAACCATCAAGGGGAAACCGTCGCATCTGCTGCCCTTCTTCTGTCTGCAGCTGTTTGACTTTGCCATAACCAC CCTCACCGCCGCTGGCTATCTGTGCTACCTGCAGGCTATACATCGCATCATTGCCGAATCTCACCGCTTGCCCTGGCgcgagaagctgctggagctgccgccCGAGGAGCTCGTCGTGGTTGTTCTCGTCGTTTTCGTGTGCATCGTATTCCTGAAAGCCTACTGCATTGGTATCGTCTGGCGCTGCTACAAGTACTTGACTCTGCGTCAGCAACATATCCGTACCTTGTTCCCCTTCCTCGAGACTGGTTCCGGGGTCCATGGTGTGGGCGGTACCTTTGGGGCTGAGGAGCGGGCCTACTCCACTCTGTTGCCCAACTATGATGAGGCCATTGCCCAGTACTTGAAGCAGGCACCGCCTCCATCCTATCAGGTGGCCATGTCCAACTACCAAGAGGATCAGGTCGGAGAAGCTCGCGGTGCTGAGGCAAATCCTGGTGTGGCCCCCCTGTTCGTGGCTCTGAATGCAGTGGCCGCAAATGTCGCCTCTAATGTGGATGAAAAcatggacaacaacaacgaaatgccgaacaacaacaacacgatgCACGTGAATGCCAACACGCCTCCAATGCGACGCAGCGATGCCGCCCTTGGTCCCATTtcggatgacgatgatgatctGGAGGTGATCGACGCAGGCTTGGAGGTGATGGAGGGCAttccgccaccgccgccctACAACGATGTGGCCGATGCCGAAGTGCAGGTGCCATCGCCCCACCCGGTGGATCGTCACACAACACCTGGCCGCGACGAGAGCCAGGCCTAA
- the LOC117889939 gene encoding lysosomal-associated transmembrane protein 4A isoform X2: protein MLRIHVKMGPQRSHHPSNNNNNSNGTTTSSSANRQHKEFTCCFGLHVHTATLMIGLWHLFLNILALSVLAVIWRNPEMMDELESGSHDYTVDLNAPALPTPLSKVDPPYAYRDHSLNYRKQNFDMGGLVCTCMIAITLMMIYGTIKGKPSHLLPFFCLQLFDFAITTLTAAGYLCYLQAIHRIIAESHRLPWREKLLELPPEELVVVVLVVFVCIVFLKAYCIGIVWRCYKYLTLRQQHIRTLFPFLETGSGVHGVGGTFGAEERAYSTLLPNYDEAIAQYLKQAPPPSYQVAMSNYQEDQVGEARGAEANPGVAPLFVALNAVAANVASNVDENMDNNNEMPNNNNTMHVNANTPPMRRSDAALGPISDDDDDLEVIDAGLEVMEGIPPPPPYNDVADAEVQVPSPHPVDRHTTPGRDESQA, encoded by the exons ATGTTAAGGATTCACGTCAAAATGGGTCCGCAACGTAGTCATCAtccaagcaacaacaacaacaacagcaatggcaccaccaccagcagtaGCGCCAATCGGCAGCACAAGGAGTTTACGTGCTGTTTTGGTCTGCATGTCCATACGGCCACCCTGATGATTGGATTGTGGCATTTG TTCCTCAACATTTTGGCCCTCAGCGTTCTGGCGGTCATTTGGCGCAATCCCGAGATGATGGACGAGCTGGAAAGTGGCAGCCACGACTATACCGTGGATCTCAATGCACCTGCCCTGCCGACGCCACTGAGCAAAGTGGACCCGCCCTACGCCTACCGCGACCATTCCCTCAACTATCGTAAGC AGAACTTTGACATGGGCGGACTGGTGTGCACCTGCATGATAGCCATCACGCTAATGATGATCTATGGAACCATCAAGGGGAAACCGTCGCATCTGCTGCCCTTCTTCTGTCTGCAGCTGTTTGACTTTGCCATAACCAC CCTCACCGCCGCTGGCTATCTGTGCTACCTGCAGGCTATACATCGCATCATTGCCGAATCTCACCGCTTGCCCTGGCgcgagaagctgctggagctgccgccCGAGGAGCTCGTCGTGGTTGTTCTCGTCGTTTTCGTGTGCATCGTATTCCTGAAAGCCTACTGCATTGGTATCGTCTGGCGCTGCTACAAGTACTTGACTCTGCGTCAGCAACATATCCGTACCTTGTTCCCCTTCCTCGAGACTGGTTCCGGGGTCCATGGTGTGGGCGGTACCTTTGGGGCTGAGGAGCGGGCCTACTCCACTCTGTTGCCCAACTATGATGAGGCCATTGCCCAGTACTTGAAGCAGGCACCGCCTCCATCCTATCAGGTGGCCATGTCCAACTACCAAGAGGATCAGGTCGGAGAAGCTCGCGGTGCTGAGGCAAATCCTGGTGTGGCCCCCCTGTTCGTGGCTCTGAATGCAGTGGCCGCAAATGTCGCCTCTAATGTGGATGAAAAcatggacaacaacaacgaaatgccgaacaacaacaacacgatgCACGTGAATGCCAACACGCCTCCAATGCGACGCAGCGATGCCGCCCTTGGTCCCATTtcggatgacgatgatgatctGGAGGTGATCGACGCAGGCTTGGAGGTGATGGAGGGCAttccgccaccgccgccctACAACGATGTGGCCGATGCCGAAGTGCAGGTGCCATCGCCCCACCCGGTGGATCGTCACACAACACCTGGCCGCGACGAGAGCCAGGCCTAA
- the LOC117889939 gene encoding lysosomal-associated transmembrane protein 4A isoform X1: MLRIHVKMGPQRSHHPSNNNNNSNGTTTSSSANRQHKEFTCCFGLHVHTATLMIGLWHLFLNILALSVLAVIWRNPEMMDELESGSHDYTVDLNAPALPTPLSKVDPPYAYRDHSLNYRKREQNFDMGGLVCTCMIAITLMMIYGTIKGKPSHLLPFFCLQLFDFAITTLTAAGYLCYLQAIHRIIAESHRLPWREKLLELPPEELVVVVLVVFVCIVFLKAYCIGIVWRCYKYLTLRQQHIRTLFPFLETGSGVHGVGGTFGAEERAYSTLLPNYDEAIAQYLKQAPPPSYQVAMSNYQEDQVGEARGAEANPGVAPLFVALNAVAANVASNVDENMDNNNEMPNNNNTMHVNANTPPMRRSDAALGPISDDDDDLEVIDAGLEVMEGIPPPPPYNDVADAEVQVPSPHPVDRHTTPGRDESQA, translated from the exons ATGTTAAGGATTCACGTCAAAATGGGTCCGCAACGTAGTCATCAtccaagcaacaacaacaacaacagcaatggcaccaccaccagcagtaGCGCCAATCGGCAGCACAAGGAGTTTACGTGCTGTTTTGGTCTGCATGTCCATACGGCCACCCTGATGATTGGATTGTGGCATTTG TTCCTCAACATTTTGGCCCTCAGCGTTCTGGCGGTCATTTGGCGCAATCCCGAGATGATGGACGAGCTGGAAAGTGGCAGCCACGACTATACCGTGGATCTCAATGCACCTGCCCTGCCGACGCCACTGAGCAAAGTGGACCCGCCCTACGCCTACCGCGACCATTCCCTCAACTATCGTAAGCGTGAGC AGAACTTTGACATGGGCGGACTGGTGTGCACCTGCATGATAGCCATCACGCTAATGATGATCTATGGAACCATCAAGGGGAAACCGTCGCATCTGCTGCCCTTCTTCTGTCTGCAGCTGTTTGACTTTGCCATAACCAC CCTCACCGCCGCTGGCTATCTGTGCTACCTGCAGGCTATACATCGCATCATTGCCGAATCTCACCGCTTGCCCTGGCgcgagaagctgctggagctgccgccCGAGGAGCTCGTCGTGGTTGTTCTCGTCGTTTTCGTGTGCATCGTATTCCTGAAAGCCTACTGCATTGGTATCGTCTGGCGCTGCTACAAGTACTTGACTCTGCGTCAGCAACATATCCGTACCTTGTTCCCCTTCCTCGAGACTGGTTCCGGGGTCCATGGTGTGGGCGGTACCTTTGGGGCTGAGGAGCGGGCCTACTCCACTCTGTTGCCCAACTATGATGAGGCCATTGCCCAGTACTTGAAGCAGGCACCGCCTCCATCCTATCAGGTGGCCATGTCCAACTACCAAGAGGATCAGGTCGGAGAAGCTCGCGGTGCTGAGGCAAATCCTGGTGTGGCCCCCCTGTTCGTGGCTCTGAATGCAGTGGCCGCAAATGTCGCCTCTAATGTGGATGAAAAcatggacaacaacaacgaaatgccgaacaacaacaacacgatgCACGTGAATGCCAACACGCCTCCAATGCGACGCAGCGATGCCGCCCTTGGTCCCATTtcggatgacgatgatgatctGGAGGTGATCGACGCAGGCTTGGAGGTGATGGAGGGCAttccgccaccgccgccctACAACGATGTGGCCGATGCCGAAGTGCAGGTGCCATCGCCCCACCCGGTGGATCGTCACACAACACCTGGCCGCGACGAGAGCCAGGCCTAA
- the LOC117889941 gene encoding 40S ribosomal protein S16 gives MQQKRREPVQAVQVFGRKKTATAVAYCKRGSGLLKVNGRPLEQIEPKVLQYKLQEPLLLLGKEKFAGVDIRVRVNGGGHVAQIYAIRQAISKALVAFYQKYVDEASKKEIKDILVQYDRTLLVGDPRRCEPKKFGGPGARARYQKSYR, from the exons atgcagcaaaag CGCAGAGAACCCGTGCAGGCAGTTCAAGTCTTCGGACGCAAG AAAACCGCCACCGCTGTGGCCTACTGCAAGCGTGGCAGTGGTCTCCTGAAGGTGAACGGACGCCCTCTGGAGCAGATTGAACCCAAGGTTCTGCAGTACAAATTGCAGGAGCCTCTCTTGCTGCTCGGCAAG gaGAAATTCGCCGGTGTGGACATTCGTGTGCGCGTCAACGGTGGTGGTCATGTCGCCCAGATCTATGCCATCCGTCAAGCTATTTCCAAGGCCCTAGTTGCCTTCTACCAGAAGT ACGTCGATGAGGCCTCAAAGAAGGAGATCAAAGACATTCTGGTGCAATACGACAGAACCCTGCTGGTCGGCGATCCACGCCGTTGCGAGCCCAAGAAGTTCGGTGGTCCAGGAGCCCGTGCTCGTTACCAGAAGTCGTACCGTTAA
- the LOC117890911 gene encoding charged multivesicular body protein 6-A, giving the protein MGALFGKNSKKTAPSRITDHDKAVLQLKQQRDRLKQYQKRIELQLENDRLLAKKCLQQGRKDRAKLLLRKKKYQESLLTNADKQLDNLEKLAADLEFAQVEMKVLDGLKQGNAALKKVHEMLDINEVERIMDETREGIEKQQEIDAILTDVLTPQDEEDVLAELDALEAEEDGVQLPEVPTEVLPPVDDEAAAEEKAETKAISSKTKKVLVEA; this is encoded by the exons ATGGGAGCTTTGTTTGggaaaaatagcaaaaagaCGGCCCCCAGTCGGATAACCGACCACGACAAGGCTGTCCTG CAACTGAAGCAACAACGAGACCGTCTCAAACAGTACCAGAAGCGAattgagctgcagctggaaaatGATAGGCTCCTCGCCAAGAAGTGCCTGCAGCAGGGCCGGAAAGA CCgggccaagctgctgctgcgcaagaAGAAGTACCAGGAAAGCCTGCTGACGAACGCGGACAAGCAGCTGGATAATCTGGAGAAACTGGCTGCCGACCTGGAGTTCGCCCAGGTGGAGATGAAGGTGCTGGATGGCTTGAAGCAGGGCAATGCAGCGTTGAAGAAGGTGCACGAAATGCTGGACATAAACGAAGTGGAGAGGATCATGGACGAGACAAGAGAAGGCAtcgagaagcagcaggagattGACGCTATTCTGACGGACGTACTGACGCCGCAAGACGAAGAGGACGTCTTGGCCGAATTGGACGCCCTCGAGGCCGAAGAAGACGGCGTCCAATTGCCGGAGGTGCCCACCGAGGTGCTGCCACCAGTCGATGATGAGGCGGCGGCAGAGGAGAAAGCAGAGACCAAAGCGATCAGCAGCAAGACGAAGAAGGTCCTGGTGGAGGCCTAG
- the LOC117890910 gene encoding cilia- and flagella-associated protein 57, with translation MDEQRAGSISSNSVVIRPRLIYGLRSDVIGNIHFNLSKEVIYPVEGVLAFHDYVQNKQRFLRFPEDTRPEIIAMSSHRKLLAVLERHVKNGRFISIYELSTLKKRRHLELPGNYRNANIKQMTFTYDSRAVTLLTRPPEEHLIMLVLDKTSTVIEGRATVLGSHSGAECIAGNPSDCSFLAVGGDRTLLLMSKSERGFTISNNLKVAYRVTSMAFLSLDLLMVGTANDQLILVENGEQKLAQKASEAETVDLMVDQEIFDRDRDAQDQRFQLPTQAVVLHDQRVLCMTAFAKGFAYILFNRAFVFERVSKFKFERKTILTVATTLYAEPMYQITNLAIDHKQETVIVTTSHDQIYVGILIVPETLKTKQLKFEPLGVLIHTGEVIAMSVCAWKPIVMTASRDQTIRIWNYETAKVELVRKFQVDVNIVELNSTGLIAAIGFSDQLRITQIFMDDLNIVKTYNFPHCNDVRYSNLGHLMAAAYDNNIAITSVYNLEVLINLKGHNGTVLSVAWTRTDKYLISGGAEGAIYQWDLETGSRLQEIVQKGTEYVTVSCSFHDPLTIYAGTNFGTIREFQNSELVREITIPSRNKGSVSDLCLARSDMIMFVADHEGNLFNMQLPFLDAGGGTFTNFRFFDGPVNKLRFSYDGTLLLAISKQGTLAIWSMENIDGKVLAIDHDLMKSQEVLIPRSQLNDKIEQIANLELRLKQQAEEFQYQLSQNEIFDGQQLQEVHRSYCSALEELKELNNEIEARHTEEMNHITYQINSIKEEHRVQLDTLANQYSERMLIEYQKFTNLRENMLELRESYEDKLKNSTGTLQDTVEALENNYKQQLNERKGLIRDLMKEMQDKKAEFIEYCHEVEMENDRNMVATQTEYENKLTTERNETQMWRGKAGVLQKKFEAQSKEIDNLLEEVETLKEEHYKSQRCIQKQINNIEDLQKDIADRDYAINGKEKRIQDLLHKNQELDKYKQVLGHKIAELKAQIEPREFQINDKRKHILEMESELEGLNQNNIQLELQLKEMRDKYLSNVAELQTERHRAKASRECLNAVCSDIYYVAGEINSAEGLKKAVKELFQKHASDDELKRFVSLEAEVRDEFMRQRKQIESVLARYKAVAEDKSVQKKYDKLFKENIVLVEEIEKLRETNNSLRTRVREDIRRSKKSVSMRLD, from the exons ATGGACGAACAGAGGGCAGGCTCGATTAGCAGCAATTCGGTGGTCATCCGGCCTCGCCTCATCTATGGCCTCCGATCGGATGTGATTGGCAACATCCACTTCAACCTGAGCAAGGAGGTCATCTATCCGGTGGAGGGGGTGCTGGCATTCCACGATTATGTCCAGAACAAGCAGAGATTCCTCAG ATTCCCCGAGGACACGCGACCCGAGATAATCGCCATGAGTTCGCATCGCAAACTGCTGGCCGTCCTGGAGCGTCATGTGAAGAA TGGCCGCTTCATTTCCATCTACGAGCTGTCCACACTGAAGAAGCGCCGTCACCTGGAGCTGCCCGGCAATTATCGCAATGCGAATATCAAGCAGATGACCTTTACCTATGACTCCCGAGCAGTGACCTTACTGACCCGGCCGCCGGAGGAGCACTTGATCATGCTGGTGCTGGACAAGACAAGCACCGTGATCGAGGGGCGGGCCACAGTCCTGGGCTCGCACAGCGGAGCCGAGTGCATAGCTGGCAATCCCTCAGATTGCAGCTTCCTGGCAGTGGGCGGAGACCGGaccctgctgctgatgagcAAGTCGGAGAGGGGATTCACCATCAGCAACAACCTGAAGGTGGCCTACAGGGTCACCTCCATGGCCTTTCTGTCACTGGACCTGCTGATGGTGGGCACGGCCAACGATCAGCTGATTCTCGTTGAGAACGGGGAGCAGAAGCTGGCGCAGAAGGCCAGCGAGGCGGAGACCGTGGATCTCATGGTGGACCAGGAGATATTCGATCGAGACCGGGATGCGCAGGATCAACGCTTCCAGCTGCCCACCCAGGCAGTTGTCCTCCACGACCAGCGGGTACTCTGCATGACGGCCTTCGCCAAGGGATTCGCGTACATCCTGTTCAACCGGGCATTCGTGTTTGAGCGCGTCTCCAAGTTCAAGTTTGAGCGGAAGACCATCCTCACCGTTGCCACCACCCTCTATGCGGAGCCCATGTATCAGATCACCAATCTTGCCATCGATCACAAGCAGGAGACAGTCATCGTCACCACCTCCCATGACCAGATCTATGTGGGCATCCTTATCGTTCCGGAGACGCTCAAGACCAAACAGCTGAAGTTCGAGCCGCTCGGCGTGCTCATCCACACGGGAGAGGTCATCGCCATGTCCGTGTGTGCCTGGAAACCCATTGTCATGACAGCCT CAAGGGACCAGACCATACGCATCTGGAACTATGAGACGGCCAAGGTGGAGCTGGTGCGCAAGTTTCAGGTGGATGTCAACATTGTGGAGCTCAATTCCACTGGTCTGATTGCAGCCATTGGCTTCTCGGATCAGCTGCGCATCACCCAGATCTTCATGGATGATCTCAAT ATTGTGAAAACGTACAATTTCCCGCATTGCAACGATGTTCGATACTCCAAtctgggccacttgatggccGCCGCCTATGACAACAATATAGCCATCACTTCCGTGTACAATCTGGAGGTGCTGATCAATCTGAAGGGACACAACGGCACCGTGCTGTCCGTGGCCTGGACACGGACGGACAAGTACCTCATCTCGGGCGGAGCGGAGGGCGCCATCTACCAGTGGGATCTGGAGACGGGCTCGCGGCTGCAGGAGATCGTGCAGAAGGGCACCGAGTACGTGACGGTGTCGTGCAGCTTCCACGATCCGCTGACCATCTACGCGGGCACAAACTTTGGCACCATCCGCGAGTTCCAGAACTCGGAACTGGTGCGGGAGATCACGATTCCATCGAGGAACAAGGGCTCCGTGTCGGACCTATGTCTGGCCCGCTCCGACATGATCATGTTCGTCGCCGATCACGAGGGTAATCTGTTCAACATGCAGCTGCCCTTCTTGGATGCGGGCGGCGGCACCTTCACCAACTTCCGGTTCTTCGATGGGCCGGTCAACAAGCTGAGGTTCTCCTACGACGGcaccctgctgctggccatttcCAAGCAGGGCACGCTGGCCATCTGGTCCATGGAGAACATAGACGGCAAGGTGCTGGCCATAGACCACGACCTGATGAAGAGCCAGGAGGTGTTGATCCCGCGCAGTCAGCTCAACGACAAGATCGAGCAGATAGCCAACCTGGAGCTGCGTCtcaagcagcaggcggaggagTTCCAGTATCAGCTCAGCCAGAACGAGATCTTCgacggccagcagctgcaggaggtgCATCGCAGCTACTGCTCGGCGCTGGAGGAGCTCAAGGAGCTGAACAACGAGATCGAGGCGAGGCACACGGAGGAGATGAACCACATCACCTACCAGATCAACTCCATCAAGGAGGAGCACCGCGTCCAGCTGGACACCCTGGCCAACCAGTACTCGGAGCGCATGCTCATCGAGTACCAGAAATTCACCAATTTGCGCGAGAATATGCTGGAGCTGCGCGAGAGCTACGAGGACAAGCTGAAGAACTCCACGGGCACGCTGCAGGATACGGTGGAAGCCCTGGAGAACAActacaagcagcagctgaacgaGCGCAAGGGCCTCATCCGGGATCTGATGAAGGAGATGCAGGACAAGAAGGCCGAATTCATCGAGTACTGCCACgaggtggagatggagaaCGACCGCAACATGGTGGCCACACAGACCGAGTACGAGAACAAGTTGACCACCGAGCGGAACGAGACGCAGATGTGGCGCGGCAAGGCGGGTGTGCTGCAGAAGAAGTTCGAGGCGCAGAGCAAGGAGATCGACAATCtgctggaggaggtggagaCCCTCAAGGAGGAGCACTACAAGTCGCAGCGCTGCATCCAGAAGCAGATAAACAACATCGAGGATCTGCAGAAGGACATCGCCGATCGGGACTATGCCATCAACGGCAAGGAGAAGCGCATCCAGGATCTGCTGCACAAGAACCAGGAGCTGGACAAGTACAAGCAGGTGCTGGGCCACAAGATAGCCGAGCTGAAGGCTCAAATCGAGCCGCGCGAGTTCCAGATCAACGACAAGCGCAAGCACATCCTAGAAATGGAGAGCGAGCTGGAGGGTCTCAACCAGAACAACatccagctggagctgcagctgaaggagaTGCGCGACAAGTACCTCAGCAATGTGGCGGAGCTCCAGACGGAGCGGCATCGGGCCAAGGCGTCGCGCGAGTGTCTGAATGCTGTTTGCTCGGACATTTACTATGTGGCCGGCGAGATTAATTCGGCCGAGGGCCTCAAGAAGGCCGTCAAGGAGCTGTTCCAGAAGCATGCCAGCGACGACGAGCTGAAGCGCTTTGTCAGCCTGGAGGCCGAGGTGCGGGATGAGTTCATGCGACAGCGCAAGCAGATCGAAAGCGTTTTGGCGCGCTACAAGGCGGTGGCCGAGGACAAGTCGGTGCAAAAGAAATACGACAAACTGTTCAAGGAGAACATTGTGCTCGTCGAGGAGATCGAGAAGCTGCGGGAGACCAACAACAGTCTACGCACACGCGTCAGGGAGGACATACGCAGGTCAAAGAAGTCCGTGTCAATGCGCTTGGACTGA